The proteins below come from a single Aptenodytes patagonicus chromosome 2, bAptPat1.pri.cur, whole genome shotgun sequence genomic window:
- the LOC143157304 gene encoding uncharacterized protein LOC143157304 encodes MKDLVKRVVLKTHPCQECGKSFSKKGNLKRHQRIHTAEELFTCGECGRRFTTRGHLTTHQSIHTGERPFCCGECGRCFRLEICLAAHQKTHAKGGPYLCARCGKSLSTKIYFNIHMRTHTEKRPFACTECGKSFVKKGTLTAHKEIHKREKPFKCPDCSRCFGQSATLLAHQKIHLRGGPFICTECGKSLSTKRYFNIHQRNHAKQKPFEGHINGVSLQVIQIKEEPGFAFRSEENMLDSMSHEGDVAQGCSIPRNPPNPKSPPWKIQMKEEPDPPTDDTANITAIACQKLYIKEEPPENPDYGKLFDPKIPLMALQGRQLKKEEDADGQHEREVSNRLLHVKEEPQESIEFGMYYEQKPKLSATQRIHIKEEPGVEANHQESQSPKRKQKKCYQPTKEGMLENQEKSMSKKDPSAKGAPKGERIFPCPECGKSFNQKSNLTRHRKIHTSEGPYKCSECGESFRMNRKLIRHQRVHMSEPFKCTECGKSFTQRSNLVRHQRIHTKEEPYQCPECEKTFNQKANLFRHQTIHVRMGPCKCTKCGKCFPQKRHLIKHQLLHSRGGAYKCGVCGKRYRLKKYLRRHQKIHAREGTAPCAKQGEATRTGSGPHHTEQRALAPMKSEEETKHLALHISLLFWGKLGTKNMAMWPPDPPDTHAVLYTSVFTSLTQTSCESAPADMNEVAGRRRRAQTSQGSSRTSLEVGVAAVKPECFSRPPPLKNQVVEQPAMMALELLEVENFLSHTQEKSYTCMICGDSFKQKGILVAHQKSHKEEIEVEGCEKEGDADRAGELHDQEAIRAGGEANGEGHSKHSTQSDPERREKPHACTECGKSFKMKVDLTKHLRTHTGERPFPCTDCGKRFITKSQLKEHQRIHTGERPYKCLDCGKNFTQKSQLIVHRRIHTGEKPYQCRGCQKSFVDKSQLVAHHRIHTGDRPFKCGVCSRGFRQKITLIKHQRVHSTKGAQRDSTRAIMAESTPAGEKIFRCGSCGKEFKKKSVLVTHQRIHTGEEPYPCPACGRCFRQKIHLARHQRIHERPNAHVCGACGDHFGSKREMLRHHQDCHPPQAPHTCTTCGKRFSQKVGLMAHGRVHAREKETASAVGGGQPLTTLGGTHACGQCGKTFTKKGNLANHQRAHAEGRGHHCGACGKGFAKRGELTKHERTHTGEKPYGCGQCGKRFAQRTQLVTHQRVHTGERPYPCDDCGKRFGDKSRLTVHQRIHTGDRPFRCPTCGKGFRQKIALVKHHRVHERGRDKGGSEDTSANTSANADTNANGDGNANANTNTNASIKTNANVNANAKVAGKDEESPAVPCRRLSVGERPFSCSKCGKGFAQKAQLAVHHRIHTGERPFLCADCPKAFIDKSCLIVHRRTHTGERPFPCAACGRAFTQKVALTTHQRVHTREHQPPPAPVPLRPQGEEWPFTCVVCGRGFRKEIALITHRRVHTKYEPNRCSKCEQVFPNRAQLWLHQPSHAEDRPFKCATCGKDFKRKEILITHQRVHTGEAPFQCPQCSKSFSQKANLMKHQLTHTRRGPFICSDCGQSYTTIGHFKRHQRRNHLKKQCLPGEREEPPEDLVTGHVPPEPVGGHSSPIIVVKTEADADDYEELEQSTVGP; translated from the exons ATGAAGGACTTGGTTAAGCGCGTGGTGCTAAAGACACACCCATGTCAGGAGTGTGGCAAATCCTTCAGCAAGAAGGGAAACCTGAAGAGACACCAGCGGATCCACACGGCAGAGGAGCTCTTCACTTGCGGGGAGTGCGGGAGGCGTTTCACCACCCGGGGCCACCTCACGACCCACCAGAGCATCCACACAGGAGAGAGGCCCTTCTGCTGTGGGGAGTGTGGGCGCTGCTTCCGCCTGGAGATATGCCTGGCCGCCCACCAGAAGACACACGCCAAGGGTGGTCCCTACCTCTGCGCCCGCTGCGGCAAGAGCCTGAGCACAAAGATCTACTTCAATATCCACATGCGGACACACACGGAGAAGAGGCCATTCGCCTGCACTGAGTGTGGGAAGAGCTTTGTGAAGAAGGGGACCCTCACTGCCCACAAGGAGATCCACAAGAGGGAGAAGCCCTTCAAATGCCCTGACTGCAGTAGGTGCTTTGGGCAAAGTGCCACACTGCTGGCCCACCAGAAGATACACCTCCGCGGTGGCCCTTTCATTTGTACGGAGTGTGGGAAGAGCTTGAGCACCAAGCGGTATTTCAACATCCATCAGAGGAACCACGCTAAGCAAAAGCCGTTCGAGGGACATATCAATGGTGTGTCTCTCCAGGTCATCCAGATTAAAGAGGAGCCTGGTTTTGCCTTCAGGTCAGAGGAGAATATGTTGGACAGTATGTCCCATGAAGGAGATGTAGCCCAGGGGTGCAGCATACCTAGAAACCCACCTAATCCAAAAAGCCCTCCTTGGAAAATCCAAATGAAGGAGGAACCAGACCCACCCACTGATGACACAGCAAACATTACTGCAATAGCCTGCCAGAAACTTTACATCAAGGAAGAGCCACCAGAAAACCCGGACTATGGAAAGCTCTTTGATCCAAAGATCCCACTGATGGCTTTACAGGGGAGACAgcttaaaaaggaagaagatgctGATGGGCAGCATGAACGGGAAGTCAGTAACCGGCTGCTCCATGTGAAGGAAGAACCACAAGAAAGCATTGAGTTTGGGATGTATTATGAACAGAAGCCGAAACTCAGTGCTACCCAGAGGATCCACATTAAAGAGGAACCTGGTGTGGAGGCCAACCACCAGGAGAGCCAGAGCCcaaagaggaagcagaagaaatgctATCAGCCCACCAAAGAGGGGATGCTGGAGAACCAGGAGAAATCCATGTCCAAGAAAGATCCCTCAGCAAAAGGAGCTCCCAAGGGTGAACGGATATTCCCCTGTCCCGAGTGCGGGAAGAGTTTCAATCAGAAATCAAACCTGACCAGACACAGGAAGATTCACACGAGTGAGGGGCCGTACAAGTGCAGTGAGTGCGGGGAGAGCTTCCGCATGAACCGCAAGCTGATCCGCCACCAGCGAGTCCACATGAGCGAGCCCTTCAAATGCACCGAGTGCGGGAAGAGCTTCACCCAGCGGTCGAATCTAGTTCGGCATCAGAGGATCCACACCAAGGAGGAGCCCTACCAGTGCCCTGAGTGCGAGAAGACCTTCAACCAGAAGGCCAACCTCTTCCGTCACCAAACAATCCACGTCCGCATGGGGCCTTGCAAGTGCACCAAGTGTGGGAAATGTTTCCCCCAGAAGCGCCACCTGATTAAACACCAGCTGCTCCACTCCCGAGGTGGGGCCTACAAGTGTGGGGTCTGTGGGAAGCGCTACCGGCTGAAGAAGTACCTGAGGAGGCACCAGAAAATCCACGCACGGGAAGGAACTGCTCCCTGCGCAAAACAGGGGGAGGCCACAAGGACCGGCAGTGGACCCCACCACACTGAACAGAGAGCACTGGCCCCCATGAAGAGTGAAGAGGAGA CAAAGCACCTGGCTCTGCACATCAGCCTGCTCTTCTGGGGAAAGCTGGGAACCAAGAACATGGCCATGTGGCCTCCAGACCCTCCAGACACCCACGCAGTTCTGTACACCTCAG TTTTTACATCACTGACACAGACTTCCTGTGAGTCAGCACCAGCGGACATGAACGAAGTAGCTGGAAGACGAAGAAGAGCTCAAA catcccagggcagcagcaggacgtCTCTGGAAGTTGGGGTCGCTGCTGTGAAGCCGGAGTGTTTCTCAAG GCCCCCACCTCTGAAGAACCAGGTGGTGGAACAGCCAGCCATGATGGCACTGGAGCTCTTGGAGGTAGAGAATTTTCTCAGCCACACTCAGGAGAAGTCATACACTTGCATGATTTGTGGGGACAGTTTTAAGCAAAAGGGCATCCTGGTGGCCCACCAGAAATCCCATAAGGAGGAGATAGAGGTTGAAGGCTGTGAGAAGGAGGGCGATGCTGACCGGGCTGGAGAGCTGCATGACCAAGAAGCCATCAGAGCAGGTGGGGAGGCCAATGGGGAAGGCCATAGCAAGCACAGCACACAGAGTGATCCTGAGAGAAGGGAGAAGCCCCATGCCTGCACCGAGTGCGGGAAGAGCTTCAAGATGAAGGTGGACCTCACCAAGCACCTTCGGACTCACACAGGTGAGAGACCATTCCCCTGCACCGACTGTGGCAAGAGGTTCATAACCAAATCACAACTCAAGGAGCACCAGAGGATCCACACAGGCGAGCGGCCATACAAGTGCCTGGACTGTGGGAAGAACTTCACCCAGAAGTCACAGCTCATCGTGCACCGCCGGATCCACACGGGTGAGAAGCCCTACCAATGCAGAGGCTGCCAGAAGAGCTTCGTGGACAAGTCGCAGCTGGTGGCCCACCACCGGATCCACACAGGTGACCGTCCCTTCAAGTGTGGGGTGTGCAGCCGTGGCTTCCGCCAGAAGATCACCCTCATCAAGCACCAGCGGGTCCACAGCACCAAGGGGGCCCAGCGGGACAGCACCAGGGCCATCATGGCCGAATCCACTCCAGCAGGGGAGAAGATCTTCCGCTGCGGCTCCTGCGGGAAGGAGTTCAAGAAGAAGTCAGTGCTGGTGACCCACCAGAGGATTCACACCGGGGAGGAGCCCTACCCCTGCCCTGCATGCGGGCGGTGCTTCCGGCAGAAGATCCACCTCGCCCGGCATCAGCGGATCCATGAGCGGCCCAATGCCCACGTCTGCGGAGCCTGTGGGGACCACTTTGGCAGCAAGAGGGAGATGCTGCGGCACCACCAGGACTGCCATCCCCCGCAGGCCCCCCACACCTGCACCACCTGTGGAAAGCGCTTCAGCCAGAAGGTCGGCCTCATGGCCCACGGCCGTGTCCATGCGCGGGAGAAGGAAACCGCCAGTGCCGTAGGGGGTGGGCAGCCTCTCACCACCCTTGGTGGTACCCACGCCTGTGGGCAGTGTGGGAAGACGTTCACCAAGAAGGGCAACCTGGCCAACCACCAGCGGGCTCATGCCGAGGGCCGGGGTCACCACTGCGGGGCTTGCGGCAAGGGCTTCGCCAAGCGGGGGGAGCTGACCAAGCATGAGCGGACCCACACCGGGGAGAAGCCCTATGGGTGTGGGCAGTGCGGCAAACGCTTTGCCCAGCGCACCCAGCTGGTCACCCACCAGCGCGTCCACACCGGTGAGCGGCCCTACCCCTGCGATGACTGTGGCAAGCGCTTTGGCGACAAGTCACGCCTCACCGTCCACCAGCGCATCCACACCGGCGACCGGCCCTTCCGCTGCCCCACCTGTGGCAAGGGCTTCCGCCAGAAGATCGCCTTGGTCAAGCACCACCGCGTCCATGAGCGTGGCAGGGACAAGGGAGGCAGTGAAGACACCAGTGCCAACACCAGTGCCAACGCTGACACCAATGCCAATGGCGATGGCAATGCCAACGCCAACACCAACACCAATGCCAGTATCAAGACCAATGCCAATGTCAATGCCAATGCCAAGGTGGCTGGCAAAGATGAGGAGAGCCCGGCTGTCCCCTGTAGGCGGCTCTCCGTTGGCGAGCGGCCCTTCTCCTGCAGCAAGTGTGGGAAGGGCTTTGCCCAGAAGGCCCAGCTGGCAGTCCACCACCGCATCCACACCGGGGAGCGCCCTTTCCTCTGCGCCGACTGCCCCAAAGCCTTCATCGACAAGTCCTGCCTCATCGTCCACCGCCGCACCCACACTGGAGAGCGTCCCTTCCCCTGTGCTGCCTGCGGCCGAGCCTTCACCCAGAAGGTCGCCCTCACCACCCACCAGCGGGTCCACACGCGGGAGCACCAGCCACCGCCAGCCCCAGTTCCCCTCAGACCCCAGGGTGAGGAGTGGCCCTTCACCTGTGTCGTCTGCGGGAGAGGTTTCCGCAAGGAGATCGCCCTTATCACCCACCGGCGGGTCCACACCAAGTATGAGCCCAACCGCTGCAGCAAGTGTGAGCAGGTCTTCCCCAACAGGGCCCAGCTCTGGCTCCACCAGCCCTCCCATGCTGAGGACCGGCCATTCAAGTGTGCCACGTGCGGGAAGGACTTCAAGAGGAAAGAGATCTTGATTACCCACCAGCGGGTCCACACGGGAGAAGCGCCCTTCCAGTGCCCCCAGTGCAGCAAAAGCTTCTCACAGAAGGCCAACCTCATGAAGCACCAGCTCACTCACACCCGCCGGGGCCCGTTTATCTGCTCTGACTGTGGGCAAAGCTACACCACCATCGGACATTTCAAGAGGCACCAGAGGAGGAACCACCTCAAGAAGCAATGTCTTCCTGGTGAGAGAGAGGAGCCCCCTGAGGACCTGGTGACCGGCCATGTGCCACCGGAGCCAGTGGGTGGCCACAGCAGCCCCATCATCGTGGTGAAGACAGAGGCTGATGCTGATGACTATGAG GAGTTGGAGCAGAGCACCGTTGGTCCCTAG